AAACGTTCAACAAATCGAGTGGCCCGGCCGTGATTGCGGCCGGGTTTCTTCATTGGCGGAGCTGGTTACGGCGTTGGAAACCCGGGGTGGACCCATTCGGTGGTGCCGTCGGACCAGTGCTCCTGTTTCCAGATCGGGACGGACTTTTTGATTTCGTCCATCAGGAACTGAGTGCCGGCGAAGGCCTCTGCGCGATGCGGGCTGCTCACGGCGATGGCGATCGCCGTTTCGCCGAGGTCGAGATGCCCCAGGCGATGAACGATGCCGACCCGTTTCAGCGGCCAGGACTTGCGAGCTTCCCCGACGAGACGCTGAAGTTCGAGAATGGCCATCTCGTGGTAGGCCTCGTAGGCCAGAGAATCGGTTTGACGCCCGGCGGTGAATTCACGCACGGTTCCGAGAAACAGAACAACCGCTCCGCAGGCCGGGTCCCGCACGGCAGCCGTCAGGGCTTCGTGATCGATCTCGGTTTCGGTCAGCTCGATCGTGAGATCGTTGTCCGGTGAATGATACAGACGGTGCTCCACGGCTTAACCTCCACTCACCGGGGGGATGAAGGCGATCTCATCACCCGGGTTGACTTCCGTCTCGCCGCCGCAGTAGCTGCCGTTGAGGGCAGTGAAGACCGATTTCAGATACGGAGCGAGCAAGGGGTATTCATCGGCGATCTGCTGTTTGACGTCAGCGATTCGCATGGCCTGTTGACAGATCAGTTGCGTTTCGCCGGTCCCGGCCACCTCCTTGAGCTGGGCAAAAAATCGCACGGTGATATTCGCAGTGGACGGCATGAGGCTTACTTCTGTGTGATGCGTGTCCGCTTGTCGGTTTCCAGGGACATCAGCCCGTAAGCAGCCGCCAGGACCTTCAGTGGGTGCAGAATCGGCTTCGTGGCGGGATGCTGCATCTGTAGCTGGCAGGCCGCACACTCGCTGCTGCCCAGGTCGAAACTGTCGTTGATCACGGCGTTGATCAGCCCTTCGCCGATCTTGACCGAGGTCTCGAAGTTCGCATGCGTCAGACCGAAATGACCCGCCATGCCACTGCATCCCTGATTGATGAAATGCAGCTTGAGTTCCGGAATCAACGACAACAGTTGAACGTACGGTTTCTGGTTCCGCAGCGACCGCTGATGACACGGTTCATGATAGGCGATCGTGTTGGGGGTGGGCGAGAACTTTGTCTTCAGAAGTCCCTGTTCATGCAACTCGACCAGGAACTGGCCCGCTTCGACGGTTTGCTTCGCCACAGCCTGAACGTCGGGATGCTTGAGCAGCATCGGATATTCCTGCCGAAGACAGACGGCACTGGCCGGCTCGATACAGAGGATGCGATGTCCTTCCCGGGCGTACGGACCGAGCACCCGGATGTTCTGCTCCGCTTTCAGGCGGGCAGGGCCCAGATCGCCGACATTGATCAGCGACATCCCTGAAACAACCTGATCTTCGGGCACAAGATAGGGGATCTCGTGGTGCCGCAGAATCGCTTCCAGAGCCAGCATCGACTGCGGATCGTGGTAATTGGCGAAGTAGTCGACGAACAGAATGACCGGCTTGGTGGAACTGTCATCGGGAGTGGTGGCGGCCTTCTTCCGATTCCGGCGGAGAACCTGCTCCAGATAAGGCTTCGAGGCCAGCTCGGGCAACTTGCGGCGGGAGTCGATGCCGATTGTCTTCTGCAGAAACCAGCGGCCAATCGGGCTGCGGAACATCTGATTGACAAGCCAGGAGAACCGCCAGCCGAATCCCGCGAGCCGATCGACTCGCGTCAGATACCAGTCGGCCCGGCTCAATCCCTGCTGCTGGACGGAGTTGGCCTTCGCCTCCAGCCACAGGTGAGGAATGTCGACTTCGCTGGGGCACTCCAGTTGACACTGCTTGCAGTTGAAGCAGGAGTTGAGCACCTCTTCCGGGCTGAGCGTTTTCAGCAGATCAATGGCTTCCGCCGGGTCGACCTGGGGGCTCTCAAACAGATAGTGGCGGATCGTGTTGGCTTTGCTCCGCGGAGCGGTGTACTCGTTACGGTCGATGTGGTGAAACGGACACATGCGGTACTGCGGCTGCTGTGTTTTGCACTGCCCGCAGCCGTTACAGGCGGAGGCTTCCACGGCCATGTCAGCCGGAGTCCAGTTGAGCTGCGTCGTGGCATTCGAAGAAAGTTGCACCAGATTGCCATCGGGCCGAAAGTGGCGAATCGACAGGTGCGGATCGCCGCTGATGATCTTGTCGGGATTCAGAATGCCGTGCGGATCGAACAGCTGCTTGATCTGTTGAAAAACGCGATAGAGCGGTCCGTACTGAGAGCGGATGAATGGCGTTCGTGAAAGACCATCGCCATGTTCGCCGGAGATCGAACCGCCCGCTTCGTTCACGATGCGATACAAATCGCGGGCGAGCGATTCGTACGTGTCCTGATTTTCCGTCGAAGGCAATTCAAGAAACGGGCGGAGATGCAGCTGCCCGCTTCCGGCGTGAGCGTACAACGATGCCGTGACCTGATAGCGCTGCAGAGTCCTCTGTGCATTGTGGAGGAACTCGCCAATGCTGGCGGGAGGAACCACGATATCTTCGATGAACGGCACCGGGCGGGCAGCTCCCTGAATGCGGGCCAGCAACGGCACCACCTGTCGGGGAAGCTTCCAGAGGTTCTCGACTTCGTCGATGGTAATGGCATGCAGGAGGATGCGAACGCCGGGCAGATCCGCTTCCAGATACTTCAGGAAGGAGTCGATCCGCTTTTCGAGTGATGCAGCCGTGGAGTCCTCGAAGGCGACAATCAGCGCGGCGGCGGCATGTTGCGGGATCAAATCGGAATAGGCGACGGAAGACTCCCGAGCCAGCGTCAGCAATCGACGGTCGAGCAGATCGCAGGCGACTGGTTCATGCTGCAGAATTCCGGCAACGCTTGCGGTCGCTTCATCAAACCGCTGGAACGCGAGCAGGAGCCCTTGTCGGTGTTGCGGAAGCGGCAACGTGTGCAGTTCTGCCTGAGTGCAGATGCCGAGTGTCCCCTCAGAGCCGACAAACAGCCGCGGGAAATCCAGAACGCCGCCTCGCAGCACGTTACGAACCATGTAGCCGGCGCAATTGCGTGGCAGAATCTGCTGATGAGACCGGATGAGCGATTCGTTCTCTTTGAGGATTCCAGCCAGCCGCCGCAGGATGACCCGGACACGGGCAAACTGATCATGATCCCCCGTCGTGAGAGCCGGAGTGGACCCGTTGAGTCCCAGGTCGATCAGCTCGCGCGATAGATTATGAAGTGAGCCATCGGAAAGCACGACGTTCAGCGACTTGACGTGATCCCGCGTCGAACCGACGCCGACCGCGTGGGCGCCGGCGGCATCGACGCCAATCATCCCTCCGATGGTCGTGATGGCCGCGTTGGACGGATCCGGAGCGTAATATCGACCGTGCTTAAACAGTTCCCGATTCAGGTCGTCAAGCACCACTCCCGGTTGAACCGTGACCGAACGCGAGTGGACCTCGAGAATTCGATTCATGGACCGGCTGAAGTCGATCACGATTCCCGTACCAAGACATCCGCCGGCCAGACCCGTCCCCGAACCGCGGGGCAGGACCGGAATCTGATGGTCAGCCGAGTAGCGAACCACAGTCGCGACGTCTTCTTCCCGCTCGGGAAAGACGATGGCCAGCGGCGTTGACTGGTGAAGGCTGGCATCGGTGGCGTAGAGCGCGAGCGTACCGGGATCGGTCCGGATCAAACCGGGAAGCAGGCCACCGAGATCCTCCTGGATCTGCTGACTGAGTCGCTGTTGTTGCTCGGGTGTGTATCTACGCACGTCGGATCAGCAGGAGCGTGGTGGAACATTGCAATGAGAGAGGGCGTTCTGACCGCGCAAAGCGACCGTTCACGGGCTCCAGAGTGTCCCTTGGACGGCTGGAATCATCTCGAGAGAGCTTGAGCGGCAGCTTCGCGCCGGGCGGAGCGCGGTGAATGGTATTATAAGGGGCGGCCCGGACAAGAATAAGATTCTCCGGGTGTTATTCCGCCGAATTTCGAGGCCGCTTTGTCGTAGTCGCGCCAGTCGAAACCCGCTTCCGCCGGATTTCCTTCGCAGTCTGCCCGCCCTGCGTGACTGGACAAGTCGTTCGTGGCGACATTCAGACTTCCCAGCCGACTTCGGCATGCGATTCACAGAATTCGGCGATCCGCTTCAGAAAGATCGCCGCGTACTGGTCCGCCTTTTTCTGTCCGACACCCTGAATTCCCAAGAACTCGGAGAGATTTG
The sequence above is a segment of the Rubinisphaera margarita genome. Coding sequences within it:
- a CDS encoding molybdenum cofactor biosynthesis protein MoaE, with product MEHRLYHSPDNDLTIELTETEIDHEALTAAVRDPACGAVVLFLGTVREFTAGRQTDSLAYEAYHEMAILELQRLVGEARKSWPLKRVGIVHRLGHLDLGETAIAIAVSSPHRAEAFAGTQFLMDEIKKSVPIWKQEHWSDGTTEWVHPGFPTP
- a CDS encoding MoaD/ThiS family protein, whose translation is MPSTANITVRFFAQLKEVAGTGETQLICQQAMRIADVKQQIADEYPLLAPYLKSVFTALNGSYCGGETEVNPGDEIAFIPPVSGG
- a CDS encoding FAD-binding and (Fe-S)-binding domain-containing protein, with the translated sequence MRRYTPEQQQRLSQQIQEDLGGLLPGLIRTDPGTLALYATDASLHQSTPLAIVFPEREEDVATVVRYSADHQIPVLPRGSGTGLAGGCLGTGIVIDFSRSMNRILEVHSRSVTVQPGVVLDDLNRELFKHGRYYAPDPSNAAITTIGGMIGVDAAGAHAVGVGSTRDHVKSLNVVLSDGSLHNLSRELIDLGLNGSTPALTTGDHDQFARVRVILRRLAGILKENESLIRSHQQILPRNCAGYMVRNVLRGGVLDFPRLFVGSEGTLGICTQAELHTLPLPQHRQGLLLAFQRFDEATASVAGILQHEPVACDLLDRRLLTLARESSVAYSDLIPQHAAAALIVAFEDSTAASLEKRIDSFLKYLEADLPGVRILLHAITIDEVENLWKLPRQVVPLLARIQGAARPVPFIEDIVVPPASIGEFLHNAQRTLQRYQVTASLYAHAGSGQLHLRPFLELPSTENQDTYESLARDLYRIVNEAGGSISGEHGDGLSRTPFIRSQYGPLYRVFQQIKQLFDPHGILNPDKIISGDPHLSIRHFRPDGNLVQLSSNATTQLNWTPADMAVEASACNGCGQCKTQQPQYRMCPFHHIDRNEYTAPRSKANTIRHYLFESPQVDPAEAIDLLKTLSPEEVLNSCFNCKQCQLECPSEVDIPHLWLEAKANSVQQQGLSRADWYLTRVDRLAGFGWRFSWLVNQMFRSPIGRWFLQKTIGIDSRRKLPELASKPYLEQVLRRNRKKAATTPDDSSTKPVILFVDYFANYHDPQSMLALEAILRHHEIPYLVPEDQVVSGMSLINVGDLGPARLKAEQNIRVLGPYAREGHRILCIEPASAVCLRQEYPMLLKHPDVQAVAKQTVEAGQFLVELHEQGLLKTKFSPTPNTIAYHEPCHQRSLRNQKPYVQLLSLIPELKLHFINQGCSGMAGHFGLTHANFETSVKIGEGLINAVINDSFDLGSSECAACQLQMQHPATKPILHPLKVLAAAYGLMSLETDKRTRITQK